The Sphingobium sp. BYY-5 genome contains a region encoding:
- a CDS encoding glutathione S-transferase family protein, with product MLTIWGRLNSHNVKKVAWFADEIGVPYVRHDVGGAFGMDAAYLAKNPNALIPTIEDGDVIMWESNAILRYLAARYAPAEMWPADPVARALGDRWMDWQFGFANAQLDAFVQLVRRQAGQRNGQLIAKSAEAAGAAMQILDRTLAAQPWLSGVRFGVADVPMGVYAHSFFTLDMERPDVPHVRAWYDRLRERPAYARSVMIPLT from the coding sequence ATGCTGACGATCTGGGGACGGCTGAATTCGCATAATGTGAAGAAGGTTGCCTGGTTCGCGGACGAGATCGGCGTGCCCTATGTCCGGCATGATGTCGGCGGTGCATTCGGCATGGATGCGGCCTATCTGGCCAAGAATCCCAATGCGCTGATCCCGACGATTGAGGATGGCGATGTGATAATGTGGGAATCCAATGCGATCCTGCGCTATCTGGCCGCCCGCTATGCGCCTGCCGAAATGTGGCCCGCCGATCCGGTGGCGCGGGCGCTGGGCGACAGGTGGATGGACTGGCAGTTCGGCTTCGCCAATGCCCAGCTCGACGCCTTCGTCCAACTGGTGCGACGACAAGCCGGACAGCGAAACGGACAGCTCATCGCGAAATCCGCCGAAGCGGCCGGCGCCGCGATGCAGATCCTCGACCGGACGCTCGCTGCCCAACCCTGGCTTTCAGGTGTACGGTTCGGTGTCGCGGATGTGCCGATGGGCGTCTATGCCCACAGCTTCTTCACGCTGGATATGGAGCGGCCGGACGTGCCGCATGTGCGCGCCTGGTATGACCGGCTGCGCGAACGGCCGGCCTATGCCAGATCGGTAATGATCCCGCTGACATAG
- a CDS encoding lytic murein transglycosylase codes for MGDSLRSSVLALFLGLTVVVTTGVAPVPAYAQDNAAFQAYLESLRPKARAMGIRDATLNSVFPSLTPNPRVIQLDQNQPGGGAYSPIPNFEPYRRQHVDAARISRGRIAYQANRARLARIEAETGVPEEIMVAIYGHETNYGSYTGDFDLIRSLATLSWEGRRRTLFEPELLATLKMLDNGVPRSRLVGSWAGATGYPQFLPSVYLRLAKDGDGDGKADIWTSEADALASIANYFVHSGWRRGQPWGIAVSVPGSFNRTSVAARTTPARCPRVFNRHSRWLTMAEWRKLGLVPANGSWPADNMLATLLEPDGPGKTAYLLTSNYRVILDYNCSNFYALSVGLLADAVKQ; via the coding sequence ATGGGAGATTCTTTGCGCTCATCCGTCCTGGCGCTGTTTTTGGGGCTGACCGTTGTTGTTACGACTGGAGTGGCTCCTGTCCCCGCTTATGCGCAGGATAATGCGGCATTCCAGGCATATCTGGAAAGCCTGCGGCCAAAGGCGCGCGCCATGGGCATCCGGGATGCGACGCTCAACAGCGTGTTTCCTAGCCTGACACCCAATCCGCGCGTCATCCAGCTCGACCAGAACCAGCCCGGTGGGGGCGCCTATTCCCCGATCCCCAATTTCGAGCCTTATCGGCGCCAGCATGTCGATGCGGCCCGGATCAGCCGCGGGCGTATCGCCTATCAGGCCAATCGCGCGCGGCTCGCCAGGATAGAGGCGGAAACCGGCGTGCCGGAAGAGATCATGGTCGCCATCTACGGCCATGAAACCAATTATGGTTCCTATACCGGCGATTTTGACCTGATCCGCTCGCTGGCCACCCTGTCCTGGGAAGGGCGGCGGCGCACCTTGTTCGAGCCGGAACTGCTGGCGACGCTCAAGATGCTCGACAATGGCGTGCCGCGCAGCCGACTGGTCGGCAGTTGGGCGGGGGCAACCGGCTATCCGCAATTCCTGCCCAGCGTCTATCTGCGCCTTGCTAAGGACGGCGATGGGGACGGCAAGGCGGATATCTGGACCAGCGAGGCGGACGCCCTCGCTTCGATCGCCAATTATTTCGTCCATTCCGGCTGGCGGCGCGGCCAGCCATGGGGCATCGCGGTATCGGTGCCCGGCAGCTTTAACCGGACAAGTGTCGCGGCCCGCACCACGCCGGCCCGCTGCCCGCGCGTATTCAACCGGCACAGCCGCTGGCTGACAATGGCGGAATGGCGCAAGCTGGGGCTGGTTCCTGCCAATGGCAGTTGGCCCGCCGACAACATGCTGGCGACGTTGCTGGAGCCGGACGGGCCGGGCAAAACCGCCTATCTGCTGACCAGCAATTATCGGGTGATCCTCGATTATAATTGCTCCAATTTCTATGCCTTGTCGGTGGGATTGCTGGCGGATGCGGTCAAACAATAA
- a CDS encoding LysR family transcriptional regulator, which yields MTTLDVESVQAFVAIADFQSFTRAAEALGSTQGAISVKLKRLEDRIGQRLIERTPRSVRLSAQGAVFLDGARGFLAAHERAVAGLSACRRRFTLGIATHVAGPELTTLLARLNAHDPGLTIEVRLDISRGLLDAFDRGELDAVIIRREDDRRDGEVLGPEHFGWFAVPQFEHRQGEPVRLAALAPSCGVRDIATRALDAVGIPWMEVFLGGGSSVVTAAVSAGLAIGAFSCRLSPPGTVEVSQRFGLPDLPSSEIVLHSTLTDPKSRDALRTLAAAFREHRAAIS from the coding sequence ATGACCACGCTGGATGTGGAGTCGGTTCAGGCCTTCGTCGCTATCGCCGATTTCCAGAGCTTCACCCGTGCGGCCGAAGCGCTCGGCTCGACCCAGGGGGCTATCAGCGTGAAGCTGAAACGGCTGGAGGATCGGATCGGCCAGCGACTGATCGAGCGGACGCCGCGGTCGGTGCGGCTATCGGCGCAGGGTGCGGTGTTCCTCGATGGCGCACGCGGTTTTCTGGCGGCGCATGAACGCGCTGTTGCCGGACTGTCCGCTTGCCGCCGCCGCTTTACGCTTGGCATAGCCACGCATGTTGCAGGGCCGGAACTGACGACGTTACTGGCACGGCTCAACGCCCATGATCCCGGCCTGACGATCGAGGTGCGGCTCGACATTTCCCGTGGCTTGCTCGACGCCTTCGATCGTGGCGAACTCGACGCGGTCATCATCCGGCGAGAGGATGACCGCCGCGACGGCGAGGTTCTGGGGCCGGAGCATTTCGGCTGGTTCGCCGTCCCGCAGTTCGAGCATCGTCAGGGCGAGCCGGTCCGTCTTGCCGCGCTCGCGCCCTCTTGTGGGGTGCGGGATATCGCAACCCGCGCGTTAGACGCCGTCGGCATTCCGTGGATGGAGGTTTTCCTGGGCGGAGGGTCATCGGTGGTGACGGCGGCCGTCTCTGCCGGCCTTGCCATCGGGGCCTTCTCCTGCCGGCTCTCTCCTCCCGGTACGGTGGAGGTCAGCCAGCGTTTCGGATTGCCTGACCTGCCATCGTCCGAAATCGTGCTGCATTCAACACTCACCGATCCCAAATCCCGCGATGCGTTGCGTACGCTGGCGGCGGCATTCCGGGAGCATCGCGCCGCCATCTCCTGA
- a CDS encoding MFS transporter, protein MTLAVPLSLSSRSGIALAAVCLSSLMFGLEISSVPAILPTLEQVLHADFKQLQWIMNAYTIAVTTVLMATGTLADRYGRKRVFLIGIVAFGVSSLICGLTQSASVLIVARFLQGMSGGAMLICQVAILSHQFQEGRERSVAFGWWGVIFGIGLGFGPIVGGVIVAVSSWEWVFLVHVALSVVTFLLAFDGVRESRDPDAMHLDLAGILTLSLSVFCFAYFITQGPDLGFASPAALAILGIAVASFIAFLIAEKFSPRPMFDFSVFRIRPFSGAVIGSAAMNISFWPFMIYLPIWFQAGLGYDSMTAGMALLAYTLPTLVVPPVAERLSLRYRPGLVIPAGLFIIGLGFILMKLGSATAHTSWLTMLPGCLLAGIGLGFTNTPVTNTTTGSVSNERAGMASGIDMSARMISLAINIALMGFVLVEGVGASLRAALPGAADAAQLRSLAERIASGAAVSPGEGVSTTIVHQALAQGFGWVMLYGGIGVWLLAALSFVTFGRKEAETALAKS, encoded by the coding sequence ATGACCCTTGCCGTTCCCCTGTCCCTCTCCAGCAGGAGCGGCATCGCTCTTGCCGCCGTCTGCCTCTCCTCCCTGATGTTCGGGCTTGAGATTTCCAGCGTGCCGGCGATCCTGCCGACGCTGGAGCAGGTGCTGCACGCGGATTTCAAGCAACTCCAGTGGATCATGAACGCCTATACGATCGCCGTGACCACGGTGCTCATGGCGACAGGCACGCTGGCCGATCGTTACGGCCGCAAGCGGGTCTTCCTGATCGGGATCGTCGCGTTCGGCGTTTCCTCGCTCATCTGCGGATTGACGCAGAGCGCATCTGTACTGATCGTTGCCCGCTTTCTTCAAGGCATGAGCGGTGGCGCGATGCTGATCTGCCAGGTCGCGATACTGTCTCACCAGTTCCAGGAGGGGCGTGAGCGGAGCGTGGCCTTTGGCTGGTGGGGTGTCATCTTCGGCATCGGGCTGGGCTTCGGTCCGATCGTTGGCGGGGTGATCGTCGCCGTGTCGAGTTGGGAATGGGTTTTTCTCGTCCATGTCGCACTTAGCGTCGTGACGTTCCTCCTCGCTTTCGACGGCGTGCGGGAATCGCGCGATCCTGATGCGATGCACCTCGACCTGGCCGGGATTCTCACATTGTCCCTGTCGGTGTTCTGCTTCGCCTATTTCATCACGCAGGGACCGGACCTCGGCTTCGCAAGCCCCGCCGCGCTCGCGATCCTCGGCATCGCCGTCGCGAGCTTCATCGCGTTTCTCATTGCGGAAAAGTTCAGCCCCAGGCCGATGTTCGACTTTTCCGTGTTCCGGATTCGCCCTTTTTCAGGTGCCGTCATCGGTTCGGCGGCCATGAATATCAGCTTCTGGCCCTTCATGATCTATCTGCCGATCTGGTTTCAGGCCGGGCTGGGCTATGACAGCATGACAGCCGGTATGGCGCTGCTCGCTTACACATTGCCGACGCTGGTGGTGCCGCCCGTGGCGGAGCGCCTGTCGCTGCGTTACCGGCCAGGCCTGGTCATTCCGGCTGGCCTGTTCATCATCGGACTTGGCTTTATCCTGATGAAGCTTGGAAGCGCCACGGCGCATACGAGCTGGCTGACGATGCTGCCCGGTTGCCTGCTGGCTGGAATCGGCCTGGGTTTCACCAACACGCCTGTCACCAACACGACCACGGGTTCGGTGTCGAACGAGCGTGCCGGCATGGCGTCGGGCATCGACATGAGCGCAAGGATGATTTCACTCGCGATCAACATCGCGCTGATGGGCTTCGTTCTGGTCGAGGGGGTCGGGGCGTCGCTAAGGGCTGCGCTGCCGGGCGCTGCCGATGCGGCGCAATTGCGATCGCTGGCGGAACGGATCGCATCGGGGGCCGCCGTCTCGCCGGGCGAGGGCGTGTCCACCACCATCGTCCACCAGGCGCTCGCCCAGGGATTTGGCTGGGTCATGCTCTATGGCGGCATCGGCGTCTGGCTACTTGCCGCGCTCAGTTTCGTTACCTTCGGCCGCAAGGAAGCGGAGACGGCTTTGGCGAAAAGCTAG
- the argJ gene encoding bifunctional glutamate N-acetyltransferase/amino-acid acetyltransferase ArgJ: MTDRSPLAPAAFPSLPTIAGVTLRTARAGYKAWERCDLTYVELDAGTAVAGVTTQSQCPSPEVEWCRDAIPLGSARALVVNAGNANAFTGHRGRAAVEAIAAKVANHLSCQPSDIFISSTGVIGVPLPIDKAESGLEAAFTAGPCDWEQAATTIGTTDTYPKGAHVSAMIGDRRVELVGIIKGSGMIAPDMATMLGYIFTDAAIDPALLQQMLSSANKRTFSCITVDSDTSTSDTVLAFATGKAGNAPLTAMDDAGADAFHAALGDLCRQLAHLVVRDGEGATKFVEITVEGAVSDESAHRIGLSIANSPLVKTAIAGEDANWGRVVMAIGKAGEPADRDKLSIRFGATQVATGGLAVEGYDEAPVAAHLQGQDIVIGVDLGLGEGRATIWTCDLTHGYISINADYRS, encoded by the coding sequence ATGACCGACCGCTCTCCCCTCGCCCCCGCCGCCTTCCCGTCGTTGCCCACCATTGCAGGCGTGACGCTGCGAACTGCGCGCGCCGGTTACAAGGCCTGGGAGCGTTGCGATCTCACCTATGTCGAGCTGGATGCCGGCACCGCCGTGGCGGGCGTCACGACCCAGAGCCAATGCCCCTCGCCTGAGGTGGAATGGTGCCGGGACGCCATTCCGCTGGGATCGGCGCGGGCGCTAGTGGTGAATGCCGGCAACGCCAATGCCTTCACCGGTCATCGCGGCCGCGCTGCGGTGGAGGCGATTGCCGCCAAGGTCGCCAACCACCTGTCCTGCCAGCCGTCGGATATCTTCATCTCCTCCACCGGCGTGATCGGCGTACCGCTGCCCATCGACAAGGCAGAATCGGGCCTCGAAGCGGCCTTCACCGCCGGCCCCTGCGATTGGGAACAGGCGGCGACCACGATTGGCACCACCGACACCTATCCCAAGGGCGCGCATGTCTCCGCCATGATCGGCGACAGGCGGGTCGAACTGGTCGGCATCATCAAGGGTTCCGGCATGATCGCGCCCGACATGGCGACGATGCTGGGCTATATCTTCACCGACGCGGCGATCGATCCGGCGCTGCTGCAACAGATGCTGTCGAGCGCCAACAAGCGGACCTTCTCCTGCATCACCGTCGATAGCGACACGTCGACCAGCGATACTGTGCTGGCCTTCGCCACGGGCAAGGCGGGCAATGCGCCGCTCACCGCAATGGACGATGCCGGGGCGGATGCCTTCCACGCGGCGCTCGGCGACCTTTGTCGCCAGCTCGCCCATCTGGTGGTGCGCGACGGCGAAGGCGCGACCAAGTTCGTGGAGATCACCGTCGAAGGCGCGGTCAGCGACGAAAGCGCGCACCGTATCGGCCTGTCGATCGCCAATTCTCCCCTGGTCAAGACCGCCATCGCGGGCGAGGACGCCAATTGGGGCCGCGTCGTCATGGCGATCGGCAAGGCGGGCGAACCGGCCGATCGGGACAAGCTGTCCATCCGCTTCGGCGCGACCCAGGTGGCGACCGGTGGCCTCGCGGTGGAGGGCTATGACGAAGCGCCCGTTGCCGCTCATCTGCAGGGTCAGGATATCGTGATCGGTGTCGACCTGGGCCTGGGCGAAGGGCGCGCGACCATCTGGACCTGCGACCTGACCCACGGCTACATTTCGATCAACGCGGATTATCGTAGCTGA
- a CDS encoding glycosyltransferase family 39 protein gives MFRQSIRAPVRGHSLPVALILALALTVWFGLTAIATPFDHDESQYVAGAYFGGQLLIFRDFLYLQPPLHSWVYAPLASLFPGDMVLAMRLATAATALCTLSILWVAQRIAGISRGSAAIATLLVAATAAFQFTGSVVRNDMLPTLLSSSGLLISLLALRHGTPRYWFAAGSLFGLAIATKLNFAPLGLMAGLFVIGTGGRCGFRAACWLAAGAAAGMAPMLIVWALAPDAFLYGVFTYGATAPHAWYAANGAFDELSTLEKLTDLLKYLWKGSALAALILLSANWITTRQRIRSPGRRLAIWMTGGALIGAALPTPSQVQYVMPLLPPLALALGYLLDDARRWSFAQRRVLLGFLCLATIPGMLTAVRHVGAMMHKGSPVLEADAAARWAGAQVRAMGHGGDVVTLSPHMILGSGLALDPRFATGAFAYRTGWTMPPRFARHIHAMTPETLSDLDHAPPAAILTGYEAGTRKLPLRPDDGLVAYAQRRGYRMTVMPDGVGRLYVRPTKHAPR, from the coding sequence ATGTTCCGCCAATCCATACGGGCGCCGGTGCGCGGCCATAGCCTGCCCGTCGCCCTTATTCTGGCATTGGCCCTGACCGTCTGGTTCGGCCTGACGGCGATCGCGACCCCGTTCGATCATGATGAAAGCCAATATGTGGCGGGCGCTTATTTCGGCGGCCAATTGCTGATCTTCCGCGATTTCCTTTATCTTCAGCCGCCGCTGCATAGTTGGGTCTACGCCCCGCTCGCCTCGCTGTTTCCCGGCGATATGGTGCTGGCAATGCGATTGGCGACGGCGGCGACGGCGCTCTGCACATTGTCCATCCTGTGGGTGGCACAGCGGATCGCGGGCATTTCACGGGGCAGTGCAGCGATCGCAACCCTGCTGGTGGCCGCTACCGCCGCCTTCCAATTCACCGGCAGCGTGGTGCGCAACGATATGCTGCCGACCCTGCTGTCGTCGAGCGGCCTGCTAATCAGCCTGCTGGCGCTACGGCATGGCACGCCGCGATACTGGTTCGCTGCCGGATCGCTGTTCGGTCTTGCCATTGCGACCAAGCTGAACTTCGCGCCATTGGGTCTTATGGCCGGTCTGTTCGTGATCGGCACCGGCGGCCGGTGCGGCTTTCGCGCCGCCTGCTGGCTGGCGGCAGGCGCGGCGGCGGGAATGGCGCCGATGCTGATCGTCTGGGCGCTGGCGCCGGACGCCTTCCTCTATGGCGTGTTCACCTATGGCGCGACCGCGCCCCATGCCTGGTATGCGGCGAATGGCGCGTTCGATGAACTCAGCACGCTCGAAAAGCTGACCGACCTGCTCAAATATCTGTGGAAAGGATCGGCGCTCGCAGCCCTGATCCTGCTCAGTGCCAACTGGATCACCACACGCCAGCGGATACGCTCACCGGGTCGGCGGCTGGCGATCTGGATGACCGGCGGCGCGTTGATCGGCGCGGCGCTACCCACGCCTTCGCAGGTTCAATATGTGATGCCCCTGCTGCCACCGCTCGCGCTGGCGCTCGGCTATCTGCTGGACGATGCGCGGCGCTGGTCCTTCGCCCAACGACGAGTGTTGCTCGGTTTCCTGTGTCTGGCCACCATACCGGGTATGCTAACGGCAGTTCGCCATGTCGGGGCCATGATGCACAAGGGATCGCCGGTGCTGGAAGCAGATGCCGCCGCACGCTGGGCCGGCGCGCAGGTGCGCGCAATGGGGCACGGCGGCGATGTCGTCACCCTGTCGCCCCACATGATTCTGGGCAGTGGACTCGCCCTCGACCCGCGCTTCGCTACGGGGGCGTTCGCCTACCGCACCGGCTGGACCATGCCGCCCCGGTTCGCTCGGCATATCCATGCGATGACTCCTGAAACGCTGAGCGATCTCGACCACGCGCCGCCCGCAGCGATCCTGACCGGATATGAGGCCGGGACACGCAAATTGCCGTTACGGCCCGATGACGGCTTAGTCGCTTATGCCCAGCGACGCGGTTATCGGATGACGGTAATGCCTGACGGAGTTGGGCGGCTCTATGTCCGCCCGACGAAACACGCGCCGCGCTGA
- the trxA gene encoding thioredoxin TrxA: protein MATKAVTDVSFKEDVIDSDKPVLVDFWAEWCGPCKMIGPALEEISDELGDKVTIAKINIDENPDAPGQYGVRGIPTMILFKNGEVSATKVGAAPKSALKGWIESVL, encoded by the coding sequence ATGGCCACCAAGGCAGTTACCGACGTCAGCTTCAAGGAAGACGTCATCGATTCCGACAAGCCCGTGCTTGTCGATTTCTGGGCCGAATGGTGCGGCCCGTGCAAGATGATCGGCCCGGCTCTGGAGGAAATCTCCGACGAACTGGGGGACAAGGTGACGATCGCCAAGATCAATATCGACGAAAATCCCGACGCGCCGGGCCAATATGGCGTGCGCGGCATTCCGACGATGATCCTGTTCAAAAATGGCGAAGTCAGCGCCACCAAGGTCGGCGCCGCGCCCAAGAGCGCGCTCAAGGGCTGGATCGAAAGCGTCCTCTGA
- the secA gene encoding preprotein translocase subunit SecA, whose protein sequence is MFGALAKSIFGSSNERYVKSLGKIVDKIASFEEAMQALSDEELTAQTVKFRERLAAGETLDDLLPEAFATVREASVRVLGMRHFDVQMVGGIVLHRGEIAEMRTGEGKTLVATAATYLNALEGKGVHVVTVNDYLATRDCEWMGQVYRFLGLTTGVIVPNLSEDQRREAYNADITYATNNELGFDYLRDNMKYDRASMAQRPFNYAIVDEVDSILIDEARTPLIISGPTDDKSELYVAVDAIVKQITEADYDKDEKQRTVTLTEDGTEKIERLLEQAGLLQGANLYDFENTAVVHHVNQALRANAMFRRDIDYIVKDGKVIIIDEFTGRMMDGRRWSDGLHQAVEAKEGVQIEPENQTLASITFQNYFRMYPKLGGMTGTAATEATEFYEIYKMNVVTIPTNRPVQRIDEEDSFYKNLEDKFRGIAKTIKVHAEKGQPVLVGTVSIEKSEMLSEFLNQEGVKHAVLNARFHESEAHIVAQAGRKGAVTIATNMAGRGTDIKLGGNLEMRVEDELRDMAEGPERDAAIARIETEIEAEKQEVLAAGGLFVLATERHESRRIDNQLRGRSGRQGDPGLSRFYLSLDDDLMRIFGPDTMFAKMIRSNLEDGEALPPSKWLSKAIETAQKKVEARNYDIRKQVVEYDDVMNDQRKVIYEQRSDIMDAETVDDVVTDMRRETVNDLVGASCPPGTYPEQWDMDRLKARTAEILGLEPDFDAWLAEDAVDPEMIEERLVALADESVAEKVKEVETADWHMIEKSILLQSLDHHWKEHLATLDALRQVVHLRAYAQKTPINEYKQEAFALFERMLENIREDVTGSIARVQFRMEQPPLQDYGLPVLPDFITTHIDPFSGEDNSADIDAGQLGGITTTIPRATVAAAPAGEYTNLDISRNAPCPCGSGQKYKHCHGALA, encoded by the coding sequence ATGTTCGGCGCACTCGCCAAGTCCATCTTCGGATCGTCCAACGAACGTTATGTAAAGTCGCTGGGCAAGATCGTCGACAAGATCGCCTCTTTCGAGGAGGCGATGCAGGCGCTGAGCGATGAGGAACTGACGGCGCAGACGGTCAAATTCCGTGAACGGCTGGCGGCCGGAGAAACGCTCGACGACCTGCTGCCAGAAGCCTTCGCCACCGTGCGGGAGGCGTCGGTTCGCGTGCTGGGGATGCGTCATTTCGACGTGCAGATGGTGGGCGGCATCGTGCTCCATCGCGGCGAGATCGCCGAAATGCGGACCGGTGAGGGCAAGACGCTGGTCGCGACGGCCGCCACCTACCTCAACGCGCTAGAAGGGAAGGGCGTCCACGTCGTCACGGTGAACGACTATCTGGCCACGCGCGACTGCGAATGGATGGGCCAGGTCTATCGTTTCCTGGGCCTCACCACCGGCGTCATCGTGCCGAACCTGTCGGAGGATCAGCGCCGCGAGGCCTATAATGCCGACATCACCTACGCGACGAACAACGAACTTGGCTTCGACTATCTGCGCGACAATATGAAATATGACCGCGCCTCGATGGCCCAGCGGCCGTTCAACTACGCGATCGTCGACGAAGTGGACTCGATCCTGATCGACGAGGCGCGCACGCCGCTCATCATTTCCGGCCCGACCGATGACAAGTCGGAGCTTTATGTCGCGGTCGATGCGATCGTGAAGCAGATCACCGAGGCCGACTATGACAAGGACGAAAAGCAGCGCACCGTCACGCTGACCGAGGACGGCACCGAGAAGATCGAGCGCCTCCTGGAACAGGCGGGCCTGTTGCAGGGCGCCAATCTCTATGATTTCGAGAATACCGCCGTCGTCCATCATGTGAACCAGGCGCTGCGCGCGAACGCCATGTTCCGCCGCGACATCGACTATATCGTCAAGGACGGCAAGGTCATCATCATCGACGAATTTACCGGCCGCATGATGGACGGGCGTCGCTGGTCGGACGGCCTGCACCAGGCAGTGGAGGCCAAGGAGGGCGTCCAGATCGAGCCGGAGAACCAGACCCTCGCCTCCATCACCTTCCAGAATTACTTCCGCATGTACCCCAAGCTGGGCGGCATGACCGGCACGGCCGCGACCGAAGCGACTGAGTTCTACGAAATCTACAAGATGAATGTCGTCACGATCCCGACCAACCGGCCGGTGCAGCGGATCGATGAGGAAGACAGTTTCTACAAGAATCTGGAAGACAAATTCCGTGGCATCGCCAAGACCATCAAGGTCCATGCCGAAAAGGGTCAGCCGGTGCTGGTCGGCACCGTGTCGATCGAAAAGTCGGAAATGCTGTCCGAATTCCTCAACCAGGAAGGGGTGAAGCACGCTGTCCTCAACGCGCGTTTCCATGAGAGCGAGGCCCATATCGTTGCCCAGGCAGGCCGCAAGGGCGCGGTGACGATCGCCACCAACATGGCTGGTCGCGGCACCGACATCAAACTGGGCGGCAACCTGGAGATGCGGGTCGAGGACGAGCTGCGCGACATGGCCGAAGGGCCGGAACGCGACGCCGCCATCGCCCGTATCGAAACGGAAATCGAGGCGGAGAAGCAGGAAGTGCTGGCCGCCGGCGGTCTGTTCGTCCTTGCGACCGAACGTCATGAAAGCCGCCGCATCGACAATCAGTTGCGCGGACGTTCGGGGCGTCAGGGCGATCCCGGCCTGTCCCGCTTCTACCTCAGCCTTGACGACGACCTGATGCGCATCTTCGGCCCGGATACGATGTTCGCGAAGATGATCCGCTCCAACCTGGAAGATGGCGAGGCGCTGCCCCCGTCCAAATGGCTGAGCAAGGCGATCGAGACCGCGCAGAAGAAGGTCGAGGCGCGCAACTACGACATCCGCAAGCAGGTCGTCGAATATGACGACGTGATGAACGACCAGCGCAAGGTCATTTACGAACAGCGCAGCGACATCATGGATGCGGAAACGGTGGACGATGTCGTCACCGACATGCGTCGGGAGACGGTGAACGACTTGGTCGGCGCATCCTGTCCGCCGGGCACCTATCCCGAACAGTGGGACATGGATCGCCTGAAAGCGCGAACGGCGGAAATCCTGGGCCTGGAGCCGGATTTTGACGCCTGGCTGGCTGAGGATGCGGTTGATCCTGAGATGATCGAGGAACGGCTGGTGGCACTGGCCGACGAATCGGTAGCGGAAAAGGTCAAGGAGGTCGAGACGGCCGACTGGCACATGATCGAGAAGTCGATCCTGCTCCAGAGCCTGGATCATCATTGGAAGGAGCATCTGGCGACGCTCGACGCCCTGCGTCAGGTTGTCCATTTGCGCGCCTATGCGCAGAAGACGCCGATCAACGAATATAAGCAGGAAGCCTTCGCCCTGTTCGAGCGGATGCTGGAAAATATCCGCGAAGATGTGACCGGATCGATCGCGCGCGTCCAGTTCCGCATGGAGCAGCCGCCGCTACAGGATTACGGCCTGCCGGTCCTGCCCGACTTCATCACCACGCATATCGATCCTTTCTCAGGCGAGGATAATAGCGCGGACATCGACGCCGGGCAGTTGGGCGGCATCACGACCACCATCCCGCGCGCGACGGTCGCCGCCGCGCCGGCGGGCGAGTACACCAATCTGGACATCAGCCGCAATGCGCCTTGCCCCTGCGGTTCCGGCCAGAAGTACAAGCATTGCCACGGCGCGCTGGCCTGA
- a CDS encoding inositol monophosphatase family protein → MTLELHDPVVALMRQVGRDIVMPRYRNLSADEISEKAANDFVTIADKESEIRLAEGLANILPEAGIIGEEACAADPAILERAGDGLNWIIDPIDGTGNFASGQPPFGIMVALVDSGATLAGWILDPLTGRLCHAMLGGGSHIDGERVLARESDGELPIAALAVYFMSDEERANIQRRSEASFTLVDIPRCAAEQYPRLVLGQNDVSVFARTLPWDHAAGTLFVNEAGGCCQRTDGTPYVVGDLRRGLMGASSPRLWDKAAATLFG, encoded by the coding sequence ATGACGCTGGAACTGCATGATCCCGTCGTCGCGCTGATGCGTCAGGTCGGGCGCGATATCGTGATGCCGCGCTACCGCAACCTGTCCGCCGATGAGATCAGCGAGAAGGCAGCCAACGACTTCGTCACCATTGCTGACAAGGAAAGCGAAATCCGGTTGGCGGAGGGGCTGGCAAACATCCTGCCCGAAGCCGGGATCATCGGCGAGGAAGCCTGCGCCGCCGATCCCGCTATCCTCGAACGGGCGGGTGACGGGCTGAACTGGATCATCGACCCGATCGACGGCACCGGCAATTTCGCGTCGGGCCAGCCGCCCTTCGGCATCATGGTGGCGCTGGTCGATAGCGGCGCGACACTGGCCGGGTGGATATTGGACCCACTGACCGGACGGCTGTGCCACGCCATGCTGGGCGGCGGCAGCCATATCGACGGCGAACGGGTGTTGGCACGCGAAAGCGATGGCGAGCTGCCGATCGCGGCGCTCGCGGTCTATTTCATGTCGGACGAGGAACGGGCCAACATACAGCGCCGATCGGAGGCCAGCTTCACGCTGGTGGATATTCCCCGCTGCGCCGCCGAACAATATCCCCGGCTGGTGCTGGGACAGAATGACGTGTCGGTCTTCGCGCGGACCCTGCCCTGGGATCATGCGGCGGGGACTTTGTTCGTCAACGAAGCGGGTGGCTGCTGCCAGCGGACCGACGGTACGCCCTATGTCGTGGGCGACCTGCGCCGTGGGTTGATGGGTGCGTCCTCCCCGCGCTTGTGGGACAAGGCCGCGGCGACGCTATTTGGATAA